A genomic segment from Osmerus mordax isolate fOsmMor3 chromosome 5, fOsmMor3.pri, whole genome shotgun sequence encodes:
- the tomm20a gene encoding translocase of outer mitochondrial membrane 20, with protein sequence MGSRTSTVAAGVCGALFIGYCIYFDRKRRSDPNFKKKLRERRKNKVCQEQSGLAKLPDLKDAEAVQKFFLEEIQLGEELLAQGDYEKGVDHLTNAIAVCGQPQQLLQVLQQTLPPPVFQMLLTKLPTISQRLVSAQSLAEDDIE encoded by the exons ATGGGCAGCAGAACCAGCACAGTAGCAGCTGGAGTGTGTGGAGCATTATTCATAGGATATTGTAtatattttgacagaaaacgacgGAGTGATCCGAACTTCAAGAAAAAACTGCGGGAAC GGAGGAAGAATAAGGTTTGTCAAGAACAATCTGGACTGGCAAAG TTACCTGATCTGAAAGATGCAGAGGCTGTACAGAAATTCTTCTTGGAGGAAATCCAGCTTGGAGAGGAACTTCTTGCACAAG GTGACTATGAGAAGGGAGTAGACCACCTGACCAATGCCATCGCCGTGTGTGGACAGCcccagcagctcctccaggtGCTGCAGCAGACGCTGCCCCCACCTGTCTTCCAGATGCTGCTCACCAAACTGCCCACCATCAGCCAG AGACTCGTGAGTGCTCAGAGTTTGGCGGAAGATGACATCGAGTGa